The DNA segment ATCGGATCTAGCGTGGGTCATCCGTGATGGCGTGTGACTAGCGTTCCCAGTAGTAATAGTCCAGGGGACCGACCATCCGAAAGCCCAGCTTGAGGTAGAGCTCATAGCCCGCCGCGGACGATTCGAGCACGGCGGTTGTTTGGCCTTGCGCCTGCGCTGCCGACAGTGCATGGCTGGCCATCGCTGCGCCAACCCCCCGTCCCCGCGCTTCGGGCACCGTCGCCAGGTACCGCAGCGCGGCCACCCCGGCTCCCACGAACAGCGACGAGATCCCAGCAGGCGAGCCCCGCACGTACCCAACCCAGTGGCGGAGCGGTCCGCCATACCCGGCCCCGCGCAGGAGCTCGGCGATGCTCTCCTGCCAGGACTCGGGAAGGCCGAAGCCAGCGACCATGGTACAGGTCCACTCACGCAGCAGCTCGTCGTCGAGAACCTCGCGGATCTCCAGCCCGGGGCTGGCACGGTTCGCCAGAGGCGCAGCCGTCAGGGCGAGCATCATCGTCGGGGTAGTCCATTCCGGGCGGAATCCGAACCGCCGCAGGTGTGGCTCCCAGTCCCTCGTGC comes from the Chloroflexi bacterium ADurb.Bin180 genome and includes:
- a CDS encoding Acetyltransferase (GNAT) family protein, whose amino-acid sequence is MSSVSQKERPTNERATAVSWSVATVKASFLAYLHFLQSSPAMISASSAGVARWSCAVPHSWLNGVLVSRPPAADERALIADSLSYFRSAGLTSASWWVDPSVSTRDWEPHLRRFGFRPEWTTPTMMLALTAAPLANRASPGLEIREVLDDELLREWTCTMVAGFGLPESWQESIAELLRGAGYGGPLRHWVGYVRGSPAGISSLFVGAGVAALRYLATVPEARGRGVGAAMASHALSAAQAQGQTTAVLESSAAGYELYLKLGFRMVGPLDYYYWER